Sequence from the Equus asinus isolate D_3611 breed Donkey chromosome 5, EquAss-T2T_v2, whole genome shotgun sequence genome:
ttatttaacatgttCAACTTACAGCTTGATCTCATTTTTATTCCATGCTGTGAATCTCAGTTCTTAATGGCACCCggaatgacagaattagaataTCAAATAAAGACTTATTTGCTTTTCCCACAATACACAATCAGTAATCTCAGAATAGCAGTAATAATAGTACTACCAACGAtataatttctgaaaataattttgtttttcttttttctatcagGGCTTTTTATCTTGTATATTTCAATAAGTATATACagtcaaattttttatttcatcaattAGAATGAATCTAGTTTGTGTAGTAATGCCatcaactaaaatatatatttaattagtttcagttattttttaatatttaggtataacaatttattatttttgttattatgtaAAATACTGAAATGGTTCTGAAATCAAAACAAGGTATATTCAAATAAGTCTAGCTTTTATTTTTGATCCCTTTAtccttttttcatctttctttttagataagcatttaaaaatattttatatttatccttttattattttttttgaggaagattagccctgagctaacatctgccaccaatcttcctctttttgccgaggaaaactggccctgagctaacatctgtgcccatcttcgtctattttatatgtggggcgcctgccacagcatggcttgacaagtagtgcataAGTCCAtaccaggatctgaacaggcaaaccctgggctgctgaagtggagagtgcgaacttagctgctgcaccactgggctggcccctatccttttacttttttaatttcagaatttttgtatttgtattgctatttttaaagtgGCATGCTGTAGTCAAATTTATACATCTCGCTCTTACTAATTAACAATGTCATAAAACTCACCCTATGTAGACATAACTCAGAGATATTATGGTTCATTTCCAGACCActacaataaagtgaatattgaaaTAAGGTGAGTCACACAAATGTTTTGGTTTTAGTggatataaaagttatgtttataccatactgtagtctattaattGTGCAATAGCACTATGTCTAAAAACCAAGGTACgttccttaattaaaaaaactttattgctgaaaaatgctaaccatcgtGTGAGCCTCCAGCCAgttataatctttttgctggtggagggtcttgcctccatCTTGAGGCTGCTGACAAATCAGAGTGGTGGTTGCTGAGGATtagggtggctgtggcaatttcttaaaataagacaacaatgaagtttgctacATGGACTGACTCTTCCTTCCACGAACCATTTCTCTGTAGCGTGCCATGCTGATTGATAGCACCTTACCTCCAgcacttctttcaaaattggagtcagttcTCTCAAACCCTgatgctgctttatcaactaagtttacaTACTGTTCTGAGTCTTTTCTTGttatttcaacaatcttcacattgtcttcaccaggagtagattccatctccagaaaccactttctttgctcgtCCATaggaagcaactcctcatctatTAGTTTTACCATAAGATTGTAGCAAGTCAGtgacatcttcaggctccacttttAATTCGATTTCTATTGCTATTTTCACTGCATCTGCAGTTACATCCTTCACTGgggtcttgaacccctcaaagtcatccatgagggttggaatcaacttcttccaaactcctgttaatgctGATGTTTTCACCTCTTCctatgaatcatgaatgttcttaacggcatctagaatggtgaatcctttccagaatgttttcaattTGCTTTGCCCAGATCTATCAGAGGAATCACcgtctatggcagctatagcttTAGGAAATGTATTTCATAAATAATGAGCcatgaaagtcaaaattactccttgatttGTGGGCTGGAGAATGGACGTTGTgctagcaggcatgaaaacaacattaatcttaTTGTActtctccatcagagctcttgggtgaccagatGCATTGTCAGTGAGTAGCCATATTTTGAAAGCAATCTCTTTTCCtcagcagtaggtctcaacactgggcttaaaatattcagtaaaccatgttgtaaacacaTGTGCTGTCATCCAGACTTTGTTCTTCCATTTGTAGAGCAtgggcagagtagatttagcataattcttaaggaccctaggattttcagaatggtaagtGAGCGTTGGTTTCaatttaaagtcaccagctgcatttgCCTCTAACGAGAGAGTCTGCCTgtcctttgaaactttgaagccaggcattgactctTACTCTCTAGCTCTGAAAGTCTCAGATGGCATCTTCTTGCAATAGAAGATGATTTCGTCTACACTGAAACTCTGTTGTTAGCGTAGCCACCGCCATTAATCGCCTTAGCTAGACCTGGATAGCTTGCTGCAGCTTCttcatcagcacttgctgcttcaccttgcactttcaCATTATGGACACGGCTTCCTCCCTTGAACCTCAGGAACCAAcatctgctagcttcaaacttttcttctgcagcgtCCTCACCTCTCACAGCCTTCACAGAAtcgaagagagttagggccttgctctggattaggtttTGGTTTAAGTGAATGTTGTGGCCGATTTGATCTTCTATTCAGATCACTCAAATTGTCTCcgtatcagcaataaggctgttttgctttcttatcattcctgtgttcactggagtagcacttttgattttcttcaagaacttttcctttgcattcacaacttggcaaACTGGCACAAGAGtcctagctttcagcctatcttgACTttcgacatgccttcctcactaagcttaatcatttctagcttttgatttaaagtgcaAGACATGCAagtcttcctttcacttgaacacttagaggccattttgtattattaattggcctaatttcaatattgttgtgtctcagggaataggaagGCTCGAGGAGAGGGAACCAGGGAATGGCTGGTTGGTagagcagtcagaacacagaACATTTATTGGTTAAGTTCTCCAACCATTTTCTTACCCCATTTTTCCATacccttgttctttttcttttctattcttaaaaGTTCTTTCTTTATTAACCTTTGTCTTTGATATAAGTTACAAATATTTCtccaatttattctttttgattttactttgattgatggtttcttttgctatggaaactttaaaaaatagataatcaAATGTATctgttttttacttattttttctgaatttttctggATTTTGCATCAGAATTTAGAAGACTTTACCTATTCCTTCTCTGCATAGAACTTCACCAATGTTTTCCTTGAGTACCTATATGGGTTTATATGTTTTTTCATCCAAATTTATCATCCATTTAGAATTTATTGTACTGTATACTTTGAAAATggatcaattttatctttttgccaTATTCCAAAATCACTTActcaaaatttttccttttactgtcCTTTTACTAATATGAGATGCTGCTTTTTTAACGTATTAAAGTTCCATATAATGATTGGCTTTGTTTCTTGaatttctgttctgttttatttgcttttggttTATCCATGGCTTGATATTATGCTattacaaagaaaggaaaataaaatacctaaaaatattTGGTAGGgctcttcttcattctttttttaatggttttcctGGTAGGCTAGTTTCAATTCTTTCAAATGATCCTTATGGTGAACTTCTTTAGCTCTAAAAAAACTGTTGGTATTTTTTGGGAATTGTGTTGTTTGCAATTTAACTTGGGAAGAGCTGACATTTTTCTGCTTTTGACTCTTTTGATGCAAGATTGTAGTATAGTATGTGTCTTCATTTGGTcgaatttattttttgtattttagctttgtttttgtagttttccttacaTATTCTTTGGACAATCTTTGTTAGCTTTATGCCCATGTATTTTCCTAtctttatgctattgtaaatggggcctacctggtttctgtttgtatatATCAAAAGAGTTTTATTGTACTTGGTCTTCCATTGATTATCTTGGTTTTCTAACTTGTCATTTGTAAGCAaacatagttttacttcttccttcccaattcttATGCCTGTAAATGTTTTTTGTTGTCTAAACCATTTCCAAATTGCAGTGGAAATAATGGGCATGGTTTTCTTGTTCCTCATTTTAGTAAAGTCTCCAATATACCTCACCAGTAAGTAAAATATTGACTTTTGGGctgaggtatacacacacacacacacacacacacacacacacacacacacacacatcatgttAAAGAAGTATGTCAGTTCttattttgttgaatttaaaaaatatgtgaataaatgtTGGACTTTGTCTataccctttcttctttctctggatATGATCACATACTCTTTCTTAATTGCTCTGttaatatgatggattacattaaggAAATTCCTAATATTGAACCATACTTactttcctggaataaaccccactggTTAAggcatgttatttttttaaagcattgttgTATTGCTTGCTAACATCTTATCTATTGTgttttgcattgatattcataTATGAGATAAGTCTAAAGTTTCCATTCTAAAATGTAATACTTGTGATTTGAAGGTCAATGTTATATTTGTTTCAGGAAATGAACTTGGAAAATTTACTTTCTTATCATGctctgaaaagttaaaataacatTGGGTATCTGATAATTTAAGACTTGGTAAAATTCTCCTGTGAAAATATCTAGATCTGGTGCTGTCTCTTGGCAAGGTTTAAAAGAATTCTCCATGGTAGTTGgactgtttttgtctttttttggggGGTCAATGTTTGtagattatatttttctaaaattttatccattttttctaggtcTTCAATTTACTTAGGCAGAGTTGAGCAAAGTAGCTTCCTATGCTTTTCTTATATTCTTCTGTTTTGATGGTTATTTCTGTCTTGTCATTGCTAATTTTGTGAAGTtgctttctacttttttcttaacTAGGTTAGCTAGTGGCTTgccttttgttgttttaagaaaaaCAGTTTTGCATGTATTTATTATATCCTGTGTTTGCTTTAAAAACTTACTGATTTCAGATTTTATCATTGTTAATTTCTACCTTCtgctttttcccccctgctttttctgcCTAACTTTGCTATTCTTTCTAGATTTTTGTTGTGtagtgtttgctttatttttacttttattactaTAATGCTGATTCTTATCTGGTATTTGCTTTATCTGCCCATAATATTAcattttctatattattattttcaataaaatatgtaAACTTATTTTGTATTCCTCTTTGACCCAATAGCTAATGTAATGGCATGGTTTATACATTCCAGATTTATAccttcttgttttctggttttgttatTAAGTTCTAGTTTCACTGTATTTTAGTTAGTGAATGCTTTTGCATTAGATCTGTTCTTTAGAATTTCTTGAGGGTTTGTTTGTCATCTCAGATGTCATAAATTTTGTGAatattccatatgcacttgaaaagaagtTATATTTTCTATCTGAAGTTCAGAGTTCAAAGCAGatttataaattctattttatggatTATGTTGTGCATATCTTCTATAAATTTCAATATATAATCTgtcttggattttaaaaaatgaattgtcTCCTCTTAGtaatacttctttttttctatttctcagcATTCCCTGTGGTTTTTCTTTGATAGATATTGttgcatcattttttatttttaatttatgatttttcttgTATAATCTGTCCATTCTTTTGTTGTCAACCTTTataaatctctttatttttaggtgTGTCTCCTAAACACAGAAAAGCGTTGAATTTTCCTTTATCAGCCAGTctgaaaataattgtattttaataGGCAAGTTACATCTGTTTCCATTTACTGATATgatcaatattttttgaaatccatcatattttgttatatttatatatatgaatctTTTATACAAAGTTTTTCACTTCAtcttattttattgtgttttctcttttataggaaagttttaatttttattctttctttttcttcttctccccaaagccccccagtacacagttgtatattctagttatgggtccttctagtcgtggtatgtgggatgccacctcagcatggcttgatgtgcagtgcgaggtccatgcccaggatgtgaaccgctgaaaccctgggccaccacaatGGAgttcgcaaacttaaccacctctccatggggctggccccttaatttttattctggttatttttgtactaatatttttctatgaaaatccttgttcctctctcttttcagtttttgtcttttattatttagaaaatgattCATTACGTTTAGTTggtattcctttttccttcttctccatgTCTCCAAGCAACTAATTGTTGTTATATCCTTTTATTCCCGGTTAATAGCCATGAAGGAATCAAAAAATCATTCTAAATTTATATGCTCTTACTCTTGTCCCTCAATTGTTTGATACTTTGATGTATCTATATTGTCAGACTGTATAACTGTAACACATGGCACTCTTTTCCTTGCAACCatcatttcactttaattttaaagttatgCTCACACCAATTCTTATGATGATGTCTCTCcagtcattttgttttcctgaagaaAGTCATCTAGTAGCTTCCTCAGAAAGTGTTCATGAGAACAATATTCCCTAATTTTTTGCACACTcataatagtttatttttaactcGTATATAGAAATCTGTTTAAACGGATACTAAATGCTTGTCAATTTCCCTTTATTCTTTGTAAGCTATGTCAGATATATACATATCTCTAACATgtctatagatatatatctatatatctatatatctgtatatctaACATATATAGATACATGTTAGAGATATATATCCTAATACAGTCTCTCTTTATGACACTTCCTGCAGAAATTATTGTGCTGAAACCTCAATGTAGTTTATATATGTTGATAAAATTAATGCAATACATATTTGGTATATATTCTATGTATGCTATTAtaagtttatatataaatatttacatataacatttatatattgattttcaaattatttagtAGACTATGTTGCAAGATCCAGGAATCAAAGAAATAAGATTTATTATAAGACACTTATTTTCTCCACTTATTTCTTGGATTTCCATGGCCTTCTTTATAAATTgctctttaaacatatttttttcttgctttgtgtTACAACtcattataaatatttctatgtttcttattaatatttgatttctttgaagGTTAGGGACtatattttcctcctcttttccacCATAGCCCAACACAGTGCCTAGAATATAAATGAAACTAATTtgtatttgtttaattaaaataggTCTGAATTTCAACATGTAAGTGTGAGATTATTTTTCAGGTACAGGTAGGATAAATTATAGTCCCAAAGTGATGATTTTATTTCCTAGTGTAGCTTTGAGAATCTTTCAGAACAGAAGTCTAGCAAATTGCATCCTGCATGTTGAGAATCATTGAATATAGCAAAGTCATAGACCCAGGCACAAGTATGACAAGTCCTAGAACTCCATGTAACTAGGTAAGACTGGAACAAAGAATATGGAGACGGGTGCAAGAAATAATAAGGTACCATATTATAAAATTCTTCATAGGATTTGCATAAGGAGCTTGCTTTTATCTTGTAAGCAATGGGGAACATTTCACAAAAGGATTCTTGTGTTAGATGATCCCCCTGATAGCAGAGTAAAGGACATATTGACGATAAaggggtggtgatggtggtggaagtagagatgaagaaagaacagagaaagaataaagatacatgcacccctatgttcactgcagcattattcacaatagccaagacttggaagcaacctagatgtccatgaagggacgaatggataaagaagatgtggtagacatacacaatggaatattactcagccacaagaaatgatgaaatccagggatttgtgacaacatggatggactttgagggtattgtgctgagtgaaataagtcagagggagaaagtcaaatactgtatgatttcactcatatgtagaagataaaaacaatgacaaacaaatacatagcaacagagattggattggtggtcaccagagaggaagggtggaggggggagggcaaaatgggtgattAGGCCCACATGCGTGGTGATGGACTatagttagtttttgggtggtgaacatgatgtaatccacacagaatttgaaatatattatgatgtacatctgaaagctatataatgtcataatccaatgctactgcaataaaaaaaatagaatatatgctatatatgcacaatggaatactactcagccataaaaaatgatgaaatctggccatttgtgacaacatggatagactttgagggtattatgctaagcaaaataagtcagagggagaaagtcaaacactgtatgatctcactcataaatagcaGGTAAAAACGATAACAAACAATCAATagaaacaaagattggattggtggttaccagaggggaagggaggagggggggagggcacagttgtaattaggcacatgtgtatggtgatggattgtaatcagtctctgggtggcgaacatgatgtaatctacacagaaatcaaaatataatggtgtacatctgaaatttacataatgttataaaccaatgttaccacaataaaaaattattctaacctaaaaaaaagaatagagaaagaaaaaatatgaaaaaggtaAGGCCAGAATTAGGGAAGCCTTAACAGGAAAGGATATTCTGGAGATATTtaacatataaaacaaataggAGTTAGAGAATTTAGTGAAAAATGGAATGTTTAGAGTGAGCAAAAGGAATTCTGGTGAGTAAAAGGAATCCTAGTAAATTCCCCCAATTCCAGACATTGGTAATTGGGTGGTCTCTTGTGCCATTGCTAACACGAAATGTACAGCATGAGAAGCAGATATTGAGGGGGTAGAAAACGAATTGTTTGGAATGACTGCTTTGAAGTACTGAGTTACTCAGTGATGACAGGGAGACTTAATTACTCTAATTCTGTTATCATAATTAACAGCTTACACAGCACTCATTTGATTTTTATGGAGATAagtaattatccccattttacagataaataagcTGAGCATCACACAGGGTAAGATTCTTTTAGAAGTCACATGGCTAGAAATGATCAGAAATTTGACTTAAACACACGTGTTTCAACTCCAAGTCCTGACAGCTTTCCACTACATTTTGGTATAGGACGCACTCACAAAATTTGGAAAGCTTTGCATCATGGGTAATAATAAAAGTAGTATTCTGGTTACCTCTATTAAATAGAAAACCCAGTTCATCAGAACATTTATCCCATTGCACACGCATTTCCACTTACCTCTCAAATACTGTCATGTCTCCTAATAACTATTTTGTATCTATACACAACAGAATCTTCCTTGGGAAATagcatgataaaaatattaatgcataTGTAGCAATCATTTTTCTCTGTAAACAGTTATTTCCAAAATCACACTACTAAGGGCACGAGCTACCTAACACAATGTCAAATCTGCTAACCTACAAGGTTTTCATTGGATTTTTAATGTGGAATTCTCTCTGTTTCTGAACTCAGAgtggaagaattaaaaaaataaaagcgtTTCTTCTCCAAGAGTTCCTTACCTCTGTTTACCTTTATGCTCTAGAGAGCCAGCTGAGAGTCGGTCCAGGGGGGAGCCAAATCCAGAGaagctccttttcttctttgtttcaatCACGTCATTCTCCAGAGACACAAGTTCATCAAGAAGCAAGAGTTTTGCTGCCAGATCAGTGGCTGATTTCTCCTCCCTGACTGTGGGTGGTGACTGCACATGTATGACTCCAGAATCAAAGGCCTATAGGGCAGGAAGGTGATTCCACtcgttaagaaaaagaaatctcaaatatGTATAATCGTCTGCATTTAGCTTTTGCTGTCTTTAGCTGACGTGCCTGTCATGAAACTTGATTTCTTGTGGAGTTATGGTCCAGAGAGAAAGACTTTGGGGGCAAAACCCCACAGAGGTGAAGTATATCCAAAAgaaagtaaacacacacacacacacccccaaagaaaaaaaaggaaaaactccaGGCTTGCCTCTAAAATTTAGTATATTAACTGATCATTCTTTCAGATTCTTTCCCAGTATCAGCTGcgtctttccttatcattcccaTAGCACTTTATACGACTTTCCTCATCACACTTATTACATTTTCCTTTGATTGATTCCAATATATTTGTGTTGCATATTAGATTGTGAGTAACTGGAAGGCAATATGTCTAATCAGTCTTTCATTTCCTCTGTTCAATGCCTATCCCAGTATTTTGCTCACAGTTAGTACTCTATGAATTtatgatgaatatttattgaatgaattctGAAAAAACGAAACCTCATGCTGTTTTATTTTCACTATTCATTCATACTTTATTGATTCAAGCCTCTAAGCATCCACTACGTA
This genomic interval carries:
- the OSTN gene encoding osteocrin, with the protein product MLDWRLASAHLILAVMLMLWSSGKVLSVDVTTEAFDSGVIHVQSPPTVREEKSATDLAAKLLLLDELVSLENDVIETKKKRSFSGFGSPLDRLSAGSLEHKGKQRKVVNHPKRRFGVPMDRIGRNRLSNSRG